One region of Dryobates pubescens isolate bDryPub1 chromosome 20, bDryPub1.pri, whole genome shotgun sequence genomic DNA includes:
- the CRLF3 gene encoding cytokine receptor-like factor 3, with product METEAEAEVRLLLQEAQESIEAARSYRRELEQRLRGLHQAREQIRESATLTRDVLEQHFNDLKGTLKKLLDERLMSLLQEVDAIEQESIKPLDECQKLIEHGVSTANELLREGESAVHGDVGSQNEKLCSFTKKALHIQLDSLPEVPSLVDVPCLSAQLDDCLLTILKNQIFRHGTVASRPPVQLEEFVEKPGGILVRWCKVDDDFIPQDYRLQYRKGTASHFEDVYVGSETEFIVLHIDPNVDYQFRVCARGDGRQEWSPWSIPQTGHTTLVPHEWTTGLEGYSLSSRRNIALRNDSQSCGVLYSKAPTYVCGQTLTFRIETVGQPDRRDSLGVCVEQQNGFDSLQRDKAVCISTNGAVFVNGKEMTNQLPAVTSGSTVTFDMEVVPLGPPSNEGGNFKLRVTISSNNREVVFDWVLDHFCVSLYFGCSFSYPGWKVLVF from the exons ATGGAGACCGAGGCGGAGGCCGAGGTGCGGCTCCTCTTGCAGGAAGCTCAGGAGAGCATCGAGGCAGCGCGAAGCTACCGGCGGGAGCTAGAGCAGCGGCTGCGGGGGCTGCACCAGGCACGGGAGCAG ATCAGAGAAAGTGCAACATTGACCAGAGATGTACTTGAGCAACATTTTAATGATTTAAAAGGGACTCTAAAGAAGCTGTTGGATGAGCGACTGATGTCACTGCTGCAGGAAGTGGATGCTATAGAACAAGAGAGCATCAAACCCTTGGATGAATGCCAGAAGTTGATAGAGCACGGAGTCAGTACAGCCAATGAGCTGCTCCGGGAAG GAGAGAGTGCAGTCCACGGAGAtgtgggatcacagaatgagaAACTTTGCAGCTTTACAAAAAAAGCTTTACATATTCAGCTAGATAG CTTGCCAGAAGTGCCCTCCTTGGTTGATGTGCCTTGTTTATCTGCCCAGTTGGATGACTGCCTTCTTACTATACTGAAAAATCAAATATTCAGACATGGAACTGTGGCATCTCGCCCACCTGTACAGCTAGAGGAGTTTGTTGAGAAGCCTGGAGGCATTTTAGTCCGATGGTGTAAG GTGGATGATGACTTCATCCCCCAGGATTACAGGCTGCAGTATCGCAAGGGCACTGCCAGTCACTTTGAAGATGTGTATGTGGGCTCAGAGACAGAGTTCATAGTGCTGCACATCGATCCCAATGTGGATTACCAGTTCAGAGTCTGTGCCCGAGGGGATGGGCGGCAGGAATGGAGCCCCTGGAGCATTCCTCAGACCGGCCACACCACGCTGGTTCCCCATG AATGGACAACTGGCCTCGAGGGTTACAGCCTGAGCAGTCGAAGGAACATTGCACTTCGGAACGATTCGCAGTCCTGCGGTGTGCTCTACTCCAAGGCTCCCACTTATGTCTGTGGGCAAACATTAACCTTCAG AATTGAGACGGTGGGGCAGCCGGACCGGCGGGACAgcctgggggtgtgtgtggagcAGCAGAATGGCTTCGACTCCTTGCAGCGGGATAAAGCTGTTTGCATTAGCACCAACG GGGCAGTGTTTGTGAATGGAAAAGAGATGACAaaccagctgcctgctgtgacATCTGGCTCGACTGTGACATTTGACATGGAAGTTGTGCCGCTTGGACCTCCCAGCAACGAGGGAGGAAACTTCAAACTTCGAGTAACCATTAGCTCCAACAACAGAGAAGTGGTCTTTGACTGGGtacttgatcatttttgtgtctcttTGTACTTTGGATGTTCGTTTTCATACCCAGGCTGGAAGGTTTTGGTGTTTTAG